The proteins below come from a single Oenanthe melanoleuca isolate GR-GAL-2019-014 chromosome Z, OMel1.0, whole genome shotgun sequence genomic window:
- the LOC130265126 gene encoding DNA excision repair protein ERCC-6-like 2 has product MLMNTNQRHLYVTHPVTQRSTRVHRVGSTTFLIGKTPKRIRRRQFEEMVSHFNMGSVKDLAEHIAKATSETRQNMLKEFYISKHPEMEPFFSLEIPAEASHKCEEEELGATHSRKRKSTFNFGRSKSRPSSAKGLLLSVTTETQTQESHKGEAEQLHKDSDLQDMFVDAKCKQSPTVATQHIQRRNSQAFKDFMASGSLSSKSEIIEVLPVKSCKGLQDSERTQLPKKRSMSQSENGERKSQICNKNSFVDLLGDTSILDEIFRNDGNASTGSPRRFSSGQAEKSKGRPKDFWDMLNEQNEESLRKLTDVAVIEKLCERVPHSAVTEDKGVCEHSLWKRNETFLWKKYTADD; this is encoded by the exons ATGTTGATGAACACTAACCAACGTCATCTGTATGTTACACATCCTGTGACTCAGAGAAGCACAAGAGTACACAGAGTAGGTTCAACCACCTTCTTGATTGGAAAGACACCCAAAAGAATACGCAG GAGACAATTTGAGGAAATGGTATCTCACTTTAATATGGGATCAGTGAAAGACCTTGCAGAACATATTGCAAAAGCTACATCAGAAACCAGGCAGAATATGTTGAAGGAATTCTATATTTCCAAGCATCCAGAGATGGAGCCTTTCTTCTCACTTGAAATACCAGCAGAAGCTTCACATAAATGTGAGGAAGAAGAACTGGGTGCAACACACTCCAGGAAGAGAAAATCCACTTTTAATTTTGGAAGATCTAAGTCTAGACCTTCATCAGCTAAAGGGCTACTTCTCAGTGTAACGACAGAAACACAGACCCAGGAGAGCCATAAAGGAGAAGCAGAACAGCTCCACAAGGACTCTGACTTGCAAGATATGTTTGTTGATGCAAAATGTAAACAGTCACCCACTGTTGCTACTCAACATATCCAAAGAAGAAACAGTCAGGCATTCAAGGATTTTATGGCATCTGGCTCATTAAGCAGTAAATCAGAAATAATTGAGGTGCTGCCTGTAAAAAGTTGTAAAGGATTGCAAGACTCAGAAAGAACACAGTTGCCAAAAAAAAGATCCATGTCTCAGTCagaaaatggagagagaaaatctCAGATTTGCAACAAAAATTCTTTTGTGGACTTACTTGGAGATACCTCTATTCTTGATGAAATCTTCAGAAATGATGGAAATGCATCTACAGGATCACCAAGGAGATTCTCTTCAGgacaagcagaaaaatcaaaggGGAGACCAAAAGATTTCTGGGATATGCTGAATGAACAGAATGAGGAGAGCCTCAGAAAGCTCACAGATGTAGCAGTCATAGAGAAGCTTTGTGAAAGAGTCCCTCATTCTGCAGTGACAGAAGATAAAGGAGTGTGTGAACAttctctttggaaaagaaatgaaacttttttgtggaaaaaatacACTGCGGATGATTGA